A genomic region of Colius striatus isolate bColStr4 chromosome 20, bColStr4.1.hap1, whole genome shotgun sequence contains the following coding sequences:
- the SRSF1 gene encoding serine/arginine-rich splicing factor 1 produces the protein MSGGGVIRGPAGNNDCRIYVGNLPPDIRTKDIEDVFYKYGAIRDIDLKNRRGGPPFAFVEFEDPRDAEDAVYGRDGYDYDGYRLRVEFPRSGRGTGRGGGGGGGGGAPRGRYGPPSRRSEYRVIVSGLPPSGSWQDLKDHMREAGDVCYADVFRDGTGVVEFVRKEDMTYAVRKLDNTKFRSHEGETAYIRVKVDGPRSPSYGRSRSRSRSRSRSRSRSNSRSRSYSPRRSRGSPRYSPRHSRSRSRT, from the exons ATGTCCGGAGGGGGCGTGATCCGCGGCCCAGCCGGCAACAACGACTGCCGCATCTACGTGGGGAACCTGCCCCCCGACATTCGCACCAAGGACATCGAGGACGTCTTCTACAAGTACGGGGCCATCCGCGACATCGACCTCAAGAACCGCCGCGGGGGTCCGCCCTTCGCTTTCGTCGAGTTTGAAGACCCCAG GGACGCGGAGGATGCCGTCTACGGGCGGGACGGATACGATTACGATGGGTATCGCCTCCGCGTGGAGTTCCCTCGGAGCGGCCGGGGCACCggcagaggcggcggcggcggaggaggCGGAGGAGCCCCCCGGGGCAGGTACGGCCCCCCGTCCCGGCGCTCGGAATACAGAGTGATCGTCTCGG GGCTGCCTCCGAGTGGGAGTTGGCAGGATTTAAAGGATCACATGCGTGAGGCAGGTGATGTATGTTATGCTGATGTTTTCCGAGATGGCACTGGTGTCGTGGAGTTTGTGAGGAAGGAAGACATGACCTACGCTGTGCGAAAGCTGGATAACACTAAGTTTAGATCTCACGAG GGGGAAACTGCCTACATCCGAGTTAAAGTTGATGGCCCAAGAAGCCCAAGCTATGGAAGATCTCGGTCACGCAGCCGTAGTCGTAGCAGGAGCCGTAGTCGAAGCAACAGCAGAAGCCGCAGTTATTCCCCAAGAAGAAGCAGAGGATCTCCACGCTACTCTCCCCGCCACAGCAGATCCCGATCTCGTACATAA